One window from the genome of Mucilaginibacter ginsenosidivorans encodes:
- a CDS encoding DUF5020 family protein gives MKAILILLMTAWGLTTAAQTLQFHYDPRHTLDPSHNRANFPTIYFEYFKSRDTSGSFLFKMESDLNGAAHNTGKFYMQVSQSFKFWKPKVYMQLQYSGGMGIAEPGSYGYYITNAFSAGAVYPFQWKGAWFSTALSYTYNSFKKPSHDLLYSFYWGRGFWNYKFEFSGDIELYTLNKNLGDAYTGNLSGKRISFFGEPQVWFRIHNGFALGSKINMYYHVLTTENLLQVYPTIAARFKFN, from the coding sequence ATGAAAGCAATATTGATCTTACTGATGACAGCGTGGGGCCTTACAACAGCGGCCCAAACATTACAGTTCCACTACGACCCAAGGCATACGCTCGATCCGTCGCATAACCGGGCCAATTTCCCAACCATCTATTTCGAATACTTTAAATCCAGGGATACTTCGGGGTCTTTTCTGTTCAAAATGGAAAGCGACCTTAACGGCGCCGCTCATAACACCGGCAAGTTTTATATGCAGGTATCACAGTCATTTAAGTTCTGGAAACCAAAAGTATATATGCAGCTGCAATACAGCGGCGGTATGGGGATAGCCGAGCCCGGCTCCTATGGGTATTACATTACCAATGCGTTTTCTGCCGGGGCCGTATATCCGTTTCAATGGAAAGGGGCCTGGTTCAGCACAGCGCTATCATACACCTATAATTCTTTTAAAAAGCCGAGCCACGATCTTCTTTATTCCTTTTACTGGGGGCGGGGTTTTTGGAATTACAAGTTCGAATTCAGCGGCGATATTGAGCTTTACACTTTGAATAAGAACCTGGGCGATGCCTACACCGGTAATTTGAGTGGCAAAAGGATATCGTTCTTTGGCGAACCACAGGTTTGGTTCAGGATTCACAATGGCTTTGCGCTGGGTTCGAAGATCAATATGTATTATCATGTCCTTACTACGGAGAACCTTTTGCAGGTCTATCCAACTATAGCGGCCCGGTTTAAGTTTAATTAA
- a CDS encoding response regulator, whose product MLNRILVLDDNQDLLNIVEETLSYENYQVLVTSDSHNLIEIAKIFRPDLFILDYKVTGMKSEEICRQIKWHPQFGRVPVILSSAYFHKDINYESMGCDDVIAKPFGLDELVGKVSNLVSARA is encoded by the coding sequence ATGTTAAACCGCATTTTAGTACTTGATGACAACCAGGACCTGCTGAATATTGTTGAAGAGACGCTTTCGTATGAGAACTACCAGGTGCTGGTTACCTCGGACAGCCACAACCTGATAGAAATTGCCAAGATATTCCGCCCCGATCTTTTTATACTTGATTATAAGGTAACCGGCATGAAAAGCGAGGAGATATGCCGCCAGATAAAATGGCACCCGCAGTTCGGCCGGGTACCGGTTATACTATCGTCGGCTTATTTTCATAAAGATATTAACTATGAATCGATGGGCTGCGATGATGTGATTGCAAAGCCCTTCGGGCTGGATGAGTTGGTGGGTAAGGTAAGTAATTTGGTGTCGGCGAGGGCGTAG
- a CDS encoding response regulator: MTKRILILDEGQEPPSCSRGEFTYKQFRVLLTSDGKNLIPITRKFNPDLFILDFSMAGHNSEDICRQIQWRREFKHVPVILSTAYLYDAIDYEALGFDDILFKPYDLEEVIEKANGLVMQ; the protein is encoded by the coding sequence ATGACAAAGCGCATTCTTATCCTGGACGAAGGCCAGGAGCCCCCAAGTTGCAGCCGGGGCGAATTTACCTACAAACAGTTCAGGGTGCTTCTCACCTCTGACGGAAAAAATCTCATCCCTATCACAAGGAAATTTAACCCGGATCTGTTCATACTCGATTTCAGCATGGCTGGTCACAACAGCGAGGACATCTGCCGCCAAATACAATGGCGGCGGGAATTTAAGCACGTGCCCGTCATTTTATCCACCGCCTATTTGTACGACGCTATTGATTATGAAGCGCTGGGCTTTGATGATATTCTTTTTAAGCCTTACGACCTTGAGGAAGTCATCGAAAAAGCGAACGGACTTGTTATGCAGTGA
- a CDS encoding putative Ig domain-containing protein yields MTHRYPLKLFVICVTLLIFNGAIPAFAQKPDISYPTPQNYTTNNPITPLTPTNKGGAVPTITSQVTTFAGSGTGASIDGLGTDASFSGPEVVRIDRTGNIYVIDYPDKIRKITPGGQVTTISGSFGQLQGLAFDASNNAYASDIDNCVIWEITQAGVVSKFAGTTRGFANGTTATAKFDAPFGIVFDNADNLYVADHNNRVIRKIDKTGNVTTFAGQPGISGTTDGSGSSARFLAPNPMTIDKAGNIYLVDNNWFVRKITPAGVVKTIAAGSNGGHAADAPFGIVFDLATDNQDNIYIGDYSENLIIRITPGGSISTLAGNSDAAYKDGTPFAASFNSPFGVAFDGTHNFYIGDFINRRIRKITLNGYKIDKTLPPGLTFDLQTGVISGTPTQISPSTDYIITAYNAGGSSSFTVNIAVTNSLPVLQPPIITYQTPQVYKAGAAIPPLAPNNTGGAVPADAYGVSTFAGSTGSSGTFSAPYGLRTDGGRNLYVSDASQRIMKVTPDGVLTVIAGTKDVAGNKNGLGSAALFNTPGQIATDLQGNIYVADINNNEIRKITPAGQVTTYAGTGLPGSKNGGAATATFFHPIGVAVDAGGNVYVADHDNNVIRKIAPDGTVSTFAGLAGVPGVANGNGASARFSGPTYLAIDAVGNIYVADNNNQMIRKITPAGDVTTLAGNGTVGFNNGAGSNATFNGLGGLTVDNIGNVYVVDKGNYVVRKITPAGVVSTFAGSGVRGAVNGDPSTAKFAGSTDITIDLQGNLYLADGGQVRKIVTGGYTIDKPLPLGLNFDKTTGVISGTPAAAAPAANYTVSAYNLSGSSSFTIQITVDPADANAIQPPYISYATPQVYKTTKTIQPLSPANNGGAVPHTVFSQVSTFAGSGVPGANDGVGKAASFSYPIAIAIDPAGNFYVTETVNSLVRQITLGAAVSTFAGKAGKTGYADGQGSAALFDSPGGVAVDGAGNVYVADALNNRIRKISPGGLVSTYAGNGSAGSTNGPTLQASFNNPTGLAIDALGNLYVVDQKNNLIRLISAAGIVSTFAGNGSAGNANGPALQASFNQPQGIAVDASGNVYVSDQNYIRKISSGIVSIFAGSGAQGFADGPGTIASFNHPYGIAIDAEGNLFIADTGNDLIRKITPQGKVTTAAGDLQNPNNTDKNFNQPTGIVIDAVGNAYITEFWGGLANNNNQGNVITKLTLTGYVIDKPLPPGLVFDSPTGTISGTPTAVSPGTDYTVTAYNGGGSSSTIVNITVLENILLPAEITFAPVAFKTYGDADFDPGATSTNSEVPISYQSDNPAVATIVNGMVHITGAGTAAITASQDANADYLAASPVTQILTVNPASLVIAADDQQKYQGNPNPALTATYYGFVYNEDQSVFTTPLSISTAATTDSPVGQYPIAIGGAVAANYIITFLPGTLTINLSPLSILVPNAFTPNGDGVNDLWHIDKLTESFPQCMVSVYARNGSLVFQSRGYHVPWDGTYKGTLVSAGTYYYVIDPEPGAPKLAGYVAVLR; encoded by the coding sequence ATGACCCATCGTTACCCATTAAAATTGTTCGTTATTTGCGTTACGCTGCTCATTTTTAACGGAGCCATACCAGCTTTTGCACAAAAACCTGATATTTCATATCCAACTCCACAAAATTATACTACTAACAATCCTATTACTCCTTTAACTCCAACCAATAAAGGGGGTGCCGTACCTACCATTACAAGCCAGGTTACGACGTTTGCCGGAAGCGGCACTGGTGCAAGTATAGATGGTTTAGGGACCGATGCCAGCTTTTCGGGACCCGAGGTGGTCAGAATAGATAGGACCGGAAATATTTATGTTATTGATTACCCCGATAAGATACGCAAAATAACGCCAGGTGGACAGGTCACAACAATTTCAGGCAGCTTCGGTCAACTGCAAGGGCTGGCATTCGATGCATCAAACAATGCTTATGCATCAGATATTGATAATTGCGTTATCTGGGAAATAACCCAGGCCGGGGTGGTAAGCAAGTTTGCAGGAACCACGAGGGGTTTTGCAAATGGCACAACTGCTACGGCCAAATTCGATGCACCATTTGGGATAGTGTTTGATAATGCAGATAATTTATACGTAGCTGATCACAATAATCGTGTTATCAGGAAAATCGACAAAACCGGTAATGTCACCACATTCGCCGGGCAGCCCGGCATATCCGGTACAACAGATGGTTCGGGCTCGTCGGCGCGGTTCCTTGCCCCTAACCCGATGACGATAGATAAAGCCGGAAATATTTACCTGGTAGATAATAATTGGTTCGTCCGCAAGATTACTCCTGCAGGTGTTGTTAAAACCATTGCAGCGGGTTCCAATGGGGGCCATGCTGCTGATGCGCCATTTGGCATTGTTTTCGACCTGGCAACTGACAACCAGGACAATATCTACATCGGCGATTACAGTGAAAATTTAATAATTCGCATAACGCCCGGCGGTTCTATCTCTACGCTTGCCGGAAACAGCGATGCGGCGTACAAGGATGGAACCCCTTTTGCGGCAAGCTTCAATTCCCCGTTCGGAGTAGCTTTTGACGGGACGCACAACTTTTATATCGGCGATTTTATAAATCGGAGAATCAGGAAAATAACCTTGAACGGCTATAAAATTGACAAAACACTACCGCCGGGTTTAACATTTGACTTGCAAACGGGTGTCATCAGCGGCACGCCGACGCAAATATCTCCATCTACTGATTATATCATTACTGCTTACAACGCAGGCGGCAGCAGTTCATTTACTGTTAATATCGCAGTTACCAATTCGTTGCCCGTATTGCAGCCGCCCATTATCACCTATCAAACCCCGCAAGTTTATAAAGCAGGTGCGGCTATTCCACCGCTCGCTCCCAATAATACCGGCGGTGCAGTTCCTGCCGATGCTTACGGAGTAAGTACTTTCGCGGGAAGCACCGGGTCGAGCGGAACGTTTTCTGCTCCTTATGGGTTACGAACGGACGGTGGGCGAAATTTGTATGTCAGCGACGCGTCTCAACGCATCATGAAGGTAACCCCCGACGGCGTGCTGACAGTAATTGCCGGTACTAAAGATGTAGCAGGCAACAAAAACGGGCTGGGCTCCGCAGCGCTTTTTAACACCCCCGGCCAGATAGCCACGGATTTGCAGGGAAACATTTATGTTGCCGACATTAATAACAACGAGATAAGAAAGATAACCCCAGCCGGGCAGGTTACAACTTACGCAGGTACAGGATTGCCGGGCTCAAAAAACGGCGGTGCCGCAACGGCAACATTCTTTCATCCGATTGGTGTGGCGGTTGATGCCGGAGGAAATGTTTATGTAGCTGACCACGATAATAACGTCATCCGGAAAATAGCGCCGGATGGTACAGTGAGTACTTTTGCAGGACTGGCCGGCGTGCCGGGCGTCGCTAACGGCAACGGAGCATCGGCTCGATTCTCGGGGCCAACTTACCTGGCGATCGATGCGGTTGGGAATATCTATGTTGCCGATAATAACAATCAAATGATCCGCAAAATAACACCGGCAGGCGATGTGACCACCCTGGCCGGTAACGGGACAGTTGGTTTTAACAACGGTGCAGGCTCAAATGCGACGTTTAACGGGCTCGGTGGCCTGACTGTCGATAATATCGGTAATGTTTATGTAGTGGATAAAGGGAACTACGTGGTACGTAAGATCACTCCCGCGGGTGTTGTGAGCACTTTCGCCGGCTCAGGCGTGCGGGGTGCGGTAAACGGGGACCCGTCAACTGCAAAATTCGCAGGCTCGACAGATATAACCATAGACTTGCAGGGCAATTTGTACCTGGCTGATGGAGGACAGGTGCGAAAAATCGTGACCGGTGGATATACTATCGACAAACCATTGCCGCTTGGTTTGAATTTTGATAAAACTACGGGTGTTATCAGCGGCACACCTGCCGCCGCCGCGCCTGCGGCCAATTATACGGTGTCTGCTTACAACCTTAGCGGAAGCAGTTCATTTACGATACAGATCACCGTCGATCCGGCGGATGCTAATGCCATACAACCGCCGTATATATCCTATGCAACTCCCCAGGTTTACAAAACGACTAAAACTATACAGCCGCTTAGTCCCGCCAATAACGGGGGCGCTGTGCCACATACAGTTTTCAGCCAGGTTAGCACCTTTGCCGGCAGCGGTGTTCCCGGGGCGAATGATGGTGTTGGAAAAGCTGCGAGTTTCTCGTACCCCATCGCAATAGCGATAGATCCCGCGGGGAATTTTTATGTGACAGAGACCGTCAACTCGCTGGTAAGGCAAATAACACTCGGTGCGGCTGTAAGTACCTTTGCCGGGAAAGCCGGGAAAACGGGTTATGCCGACGGACAAGGATCAGCTGCACTATTTGACAGCCCGGGCGGGGTGGCTGTAGATGGCGCGGGGAACGTTTATGTAGCTGATGCGCTGAATAACCGCATACGCAAAATAAGTCCCGGCGGCCTGGTGAGCACCTACGCGGGTAACGGCTCGGCGGGCAGTACAAACGGGCCGACATTGCAGGCAAGTTTTAACAACCCAACCGGTTTAGCGATCGACGCATTGGGCAACCTGTACGTGGTCGATCAAAAAAACAACCTTATCCGCTTAATTTCTGCCGCTGGCATCGTAAGCACCTTTGCCGGCAACGGCTCGGCAGGCAACGCCAACGGTCCTGCTTTGCAGGCAAGTTTTAACCAGCCACAGGGCATAGCCGTCGACGCATCGGGCAATGTGTATGTTTCCGATCAGAACTATATCCGCAAAATAAGCTCAGGTATCGTAAGCATATTTGCAGGCAGTGGGGCACAGGGTTTTGCGGATGGGCCCGGTACCATTGCAAGCTTTAATCATCCCTATGGCATCGCCATCGACGCTGAAGGGAACTTATTTATTGCCGACACCGGTAACGACCTGATACGCAAGATAACGCCACAGGGCAAAGTTACAACGGCAGCCGGTGATTTGCAGAACCCTAACAATACGGATAAGAACTTCAACCAGCCCACCGGAATTGTAATTGACGCTGTTGGCAATGCCTATATTACTGAATTTTGGGGAGGGCTTGCCAATAATAACAACCAGGGTAACGTGATCACCAAGTTGACGCTGACGGGCTATGTTATAGACAAACCTTTACCTCCTGGCCTGGTCTTCGATTCACCAACGGGTACAATAAGCGGCACACCCACAGCAGTTTCACCCGGCACAGATTATACCGTTACAGCTTATAATGGCGGAGGCAGCAGTTCGACCATTGTAAACATCACTGTGCTCGAAAATATTCTCTTGCCGGCCGAGATCACATTTGCTCCTGTGGCTTTCAAGACCTATGGCGACGCCGATTTCGATCCCGGGGCCACAAGTACCAACTCCGAAGTTCCGATCAGTTATCAAAGCGATAACCCGGCTGTCGCTACCATCGTAAATGGAATGGTGCATATTACCGGCGCAGGAACGGCAGCTATCACGGCGTCGCAGGATGCCAACGCCGATTATCTTGCCGCCAGCCCCGTCACACAAATATTAACGGTCAACCCGGCATCGCTCGTGATAGCAGCGGACGATCAGCAAAAATACCAGGGCAATCCTAATCCGGCGCTTACAGCTACCTATTACGGCTTTGTGTATAACGAGGACCAATCGGTATTTACAACACCGTTGTCCATAAGTACTGCAGCAACCACTGATTCACCGGTCGGGCAATATCCGATTGCAATTGGTGGCGCAGTAGCCGCTAATTACATAATTACCTTTTTGCCGGGCACGCTCACGATTAATTTGTCGCCACTTTCCATCCTGGTACCAAATGCCTTTACCCCCAATGGTGATGGGGTAAACGATCTGTGGCATATAGACAAGCTTACCGAATCGTTTCCGCAATGCATGGTGTCAGTATACGCACGTAACGGCAGCCTGGTATTCCAGTCGCGGGGCTACCACGTTCCCTGGGATGGCACTTACAAAGGCACCCTGGTATCGGCCGGAACATATTATTATGTCATAGACCCGGAACCAGGCGCACCGAAACTGGCCGGATATGTGGCTGTTTTGAGATAG
- a CDS encoding Crp/Fnr family transcriptional regulator, producing MYGLLKRYLIANGFTEIDHEHLNLYKPKAVRKKATLLAAGDTCGELYFINKGCIRTFYLNKDGKERTRYIALEGIIVTALDSFINQAPSFEFVEAVENCEVLVISRGNFYKLVDEDARWAAFYRNLLEQAYTYQNRRIESLVSLSAKQRFEEVMKHHPEYIRRLPNHIFATYLDISQETLSRLKSK from the coding sequence ATGTACGGCCTGCTAAAAAGATATTTGATTGCTAACGGATTTACGGAAATTGATCACGAACATCTCAACCTGTATAAGCCTAAAGCAGTTAGGAAGAAGGCAACCCTGTTAGCAGCGGGTGACACTTGCGGCGAACTCTACTTCATCAATAAAGGATGTATCCGCACCTTTTATCTAAACAAAGATGGGAAAGAGCGCACAAGATATATTGCTCTCGAAGGTATCATAGTTACAGCGCTGGATAGTTTCATCAACCAGGCCCCGTCATTTGAATTTGTGGAAGCGGTAGAAAACTGCGAGGTGCTGGTTATCAGCCGTGGCAATTTCTATAAGCTCGTTGATGAAGATGCGCGATGGGCCGCATTTTACCGCAACCTGCTGGAGCAGGCTTATACCTATCAAAACCGTCGGATAGAGAGCCTGGTATCACTTAGCGCAAAACAGCGGTTTGAGGAAGTGATGAAACATCACCCCGAATACATCAGGCGGCTGCCTAATCATATCTTTGCCACTTATCTCGATATCTCGCAGGAAACGCTGAGCCGACTGAAATCCAAATGA
- a CDS encoding glycoside hydrolase family 16 protein produces the protein MRSILLLSGLTLFTATACLAQKQKKSDTIFFEDFNGPKLDRTKWNVEVTGNTVNDEQQAYIDSSSVLYFVHGKAAEGAKNGALVIKAIYHPGYTSKENKKYDFLSGRINGQHKMEFTYGTFSARMKITSGAGLWPAFWALGNGEWPDCGEIDMMETVGDSSWISNALHGPKYFGNTPLAYRYFLPKHQTVDQWHIYSVDWTPDKLVFKTDGVVTYTVTKAMVEKYGRWAFDNRKFIILNFALGGGYPGGVNKITKPYYGISQATVDKIKAGKAKVLVDWVLVTKNK, from the coding sequence ATGAGAAGCATTTTACTACTATCAGGGTTAACCCTTTTTACTGCAACTGCTTGTCTTGCTCAAAAGCAGAAGAAATCCGATACCATTTTTTTTGAAGATTTTAACGGACCGAAACTCGACCGGACCAAATGGAACGTGGAAGTGACCGGCAATACTGTTAATGATGAACAACAAGCGTATATCGATTCATCGTCGGTACTTTATTTTGTGCACGGTAAAGCGGCCGAGGGTGCCAAAAATGGGGCCCTGGTCATTAAGGCCATTTATCATCCCGGGTATACCAGTAAGGAAAATAAGAAGTATGATTTCCTTTCGGGACGGATAAACGGGCAGCATAAAATGGAATTTACCTACGGCACATTTTCGGCAAGGATGAAAATAACTTCAGGCGCGGGACTATGGCCTGCATTTTGGGCATTGGGCAATGGCGAATGGCCAGACTGCGGCGAAATAGACATGATGGAAACAGTAGGCGATTCGAGCTGGATAAGTAATGCCCTGCACGGACCAAAATATTTCGGGAACACTCCCCTGGCATACAGGTATTTTCTGCCAAAACACCAAACGGTAGACCAATGGCATATTTATTCTGTCGACTGGACGCCTGATAAACTTGTTTTTAAAACCGACGGGGTGGTAACCTATACCGTAACCAAAGCAATGGTTGAAAAATACGGACGCTGGGCATTTGATAACCGGAAATTTATTATCCTGAACTTCGCGCTCGGAGGCGGCTACCCGGGTGGCGTTAATAAAATTACAAAGCCTTATTATGGTATATCGCAGGCTACGGTTGATAAAATAAAGGCTGGTAAGGCAAAAGTATTGGTTGATTGGGTACTGGTGACGAAAAATAAGTAA
- a CDS encoding metallophosphoesterase gives MHRGSFLTIFLVITGLTLLLDWYVYNGLRTLTKGWPSLRWKQVLLWGYLALSLGVTALFLVGLGSFSTAKGMTPYHEWVLSFFLTFFITKVVFSLVLVIGDIGRLLYGVGDNVINRGKKENISYFPARRKFISEIAILVAAVPFTSFLYGMFKGKYDYKLHRETLYFDDLPEAFDGFTITQVSDIHSGSFDNSAAVQRGIDMAKAQKSDLFVFTGDLVNNAAWEIEPYIEQFKQLKAPYGQLSILGNHDYGDYIQWNSPEEKAANLEKLKGQHAKLDYRLMLDENVELEKDGQKISLIGVQNWGRGFIQIGDLDKALHGVDKDAFKILLSHDPTHWEEKVRYHETKIHLTLAGHTHGAQFGVETAGLRWSPVQYRYLDWAGLAEHNGRQLYVNRGFGFLAFSGRVGIWPEITVLTLKKKKITA, from the coding sequence ATGCATAGAGGCAGCTTTTTGACCATATTCCTGGTGATTACGGGGTTAACCCTGCTGCTCGATTGGTACGTTTACAACGGGCTGCGTACATTAACAAAAGGTTGGCCCTCCCTAAGATGGAAACAGGTATTGCTTTGGGGTTACCTGGCACTATCTCTTGGTGTTACTGCTTTGTTTCTTGTTGGCCTGGGAAGTTTCAGTACGGCGAAGGGGATGACGCCATACCACGAGTGGGTACTTAGTTTCTTTCTTACTTTTTTCATTACCAAAGTTGTTTTCTCGCTGGTTTTGGTCATTGGCGATATAGGACGGCTATTATACGGTGTTGGCGATAACGTGATCAACCGTGGTAAAAAAGAGAACATATCTTATTTCCCTGCGCGCAGAAAATTCATCAGCGAAATAGCAATACTGGTAGCAGCTGTACCTTTCACAAGTTTTCTTTACGGAATGTTTAAGGGAAAGTATGATTATAAGCTGCATCGCGAAACCCTTTATTTTGATGACTTGCCCGAAGCATTTGACGGTTTTACCATCACCCAGGTATCGGACATTCATTCCGGTAGCTTTGATAACAGTGCAGCTGTGCAGCGCGGGATCGATATGGCCAAAGCGCAAAAAAGCGACCTGTTCGTCTTTACCGGCGACCTGGTGAATAACGCCGCCTGGGAGATAGAACCTTACATCGAACAGTTTAAACAATTGAAAGCGCCTTACGGGCAGCTTTCCATATTAGGTAATCATGATTATGGCGACTACATCCAATGGAACAGCCCCGAGGAAAAGGCTGCCAACCTGGAGAAGCTTAAAGGCCAGCACGCCAAATTGGATTACCGCCTGATGCTGGATGAAAACGTCGAACTCGAAAAAGACGGCCAGAAGATAAGCCTTATCGGGGTGCAAAACTGGGGACGGGGGTTTATCCAAATCGGCGACCTGGACAAAGCGCTGCACGGCGTGGATAAGGATGCATTCAAGATATTGTTATCGCACGACCCTACCCATTGGGAAGAAAAAGTGCGCTATCACGAAACCAAAATACACCTCACTTTAGCCGGCCATACCCACGGTGCCCAATTCGGCGTGGAAACCGCCGGCCTGCGCTGGAGCCCGGTGCAATACCGTTACCTGGACTGGGCCGGCCTTGCCGAACATAACGGCAGGCAGTTATATGTAAACCGGGGGTTCGGCTTCCTGGCATTTTCCGGAAGGGTAGGTATATGGCCCGAGATAACCGTTTTAACGCTGAAAAAGAAAAAGATCACTGCATAA